Proteins encoded by one window of Mycolicibacterium sp. ND9-15:
- the ipdE1 gene encoding acyl-CoA dehydrogenase IpdE1 yields the protein MIEVEEFRAEVRDWLADNLVGDYAALKGLGGPGREHEAFEERRAWNQHLAAAGLTCLGWPEEHGGRGLSVAHRVAFYEEYAIANAPAKVNHFGEELLGPTLIAYGTAAQQQRFLPKILDVSELWCQGYSEPGAGSDLANVSTTAELDGDHWVVNGQKVWTSLAHWAQWCFVVARTEKGSKRHAGLSYLLVPLDQPGVQVRPIVQLTGDSEFNEVFFDDARTDAALVVGEPGDGWRVAMGTLTFERGVSTLGQQIEYARELSGVAELAKRTGAADDPLIRERLTRSWAGLRTMRSYALATMDVEQPGQDNVSKLLWANWHRELGEIAMDVLGREGLTLTDGDFDEWQRLYLFSRADTIYGGSNEIQRNIIAERVLGLPRELKG from the coding sequence GTGATTGAGGTCGAGGAGTTCCGGGCCGAGGTCCGCGACTGGCTTGCCGACAACCTCGTCGGGGACTACGCCGCGTTGAAAGGCCTCGGCGGGCCGGGCCGGGAGCACGAGGCGTTCGAGGAACGCCGGGCGTGGAACCAGCATCTGGCGGCGGCCGGGCTGACGTGTCTCGGTTGGCCCGAGGAGCACGGCGGGCGCGGCTTGTCGGTCGCGCACCGGGTGGCGTTCTACGAGGAGTACGCGATCGCCAACGCTCCGGCGAAGGTCAACCACTTCGGAGAAGAGTTGCTGGGGCCGACGTTGATCGCCTACGGCACCGCCGCGCAGCAGCAGCGATTCCTGCCGAAGATCCTCGACGTCAGCGAGTTGTGGTGCCAGGGCTACTCCGAACCCGGCGCAGGCAGTGACCTCGCGAACGTGTCCACCACCGCCGAACTCGACGGTGACCACTGGGTGGTCAACGGGCAGAAGGTGTGGACCTCGCTGGCGCACTGGGCGCAGTGGTGCTTCGTCGTCGCCCGCACCGAGAAGGGGTCGAAGCGCCACGCCGGCCTGTCGTACCTGCTGGTGCCGCTGGATCAGCCCGGTGTCCAGGTTCGGCCGATCGTTCAGCTCACCGGTGACTCGGAGTTCAACGAGGTGTTCTTCGACGACGCCCGCACGGACGCCGCACTGGTGGTCGGCGAACCCGGCGACGGCTGGCGAGTGGCGATGGGGACGCTGACATTCGAGCGCGGGGTATCCACACTGGGCCAGCAGATCGAGTACGCCCGCGAGCTGTCGGGCGTCGCCGAGTTGGCGAAACGCACTGGCGCAGCCGATGACCCACTGATCCGCGAGCGGCTGACGCGGTCCTGGGCAGGGCTGCGCACGATGCGGTCGTATGCGTTGGCGACGATGGACGTGGAACAACCGGGGCAAGATAACGTCTCGAAGCTGCTGTGGGCCAACTGGCATCGCGAACTCGGCGAGATCGCGATGGACGTGCTCGGCCGCGAAGGACTGACGCTGACCGACGGCGACTTCGACGAGTGGCAGCGGCTGTATCTGTTCTCGCGTGCCGACACCATCTACGGCGGCTCCAACGAAATCCAGCGCAACATCATCGCCGAGCGGGTGCTCGGACTACCGAGGGAGCTGAAGGGTTGA
- the ipdF gene encoding (5R,7aS)-5-hydroxy-7a-methyl-1-oxo-2,3,5,6,7,7a-hexahydro-1H-indene-carboxyl-CoA reductase: MNLSQAPKEIAGHGLLTGKVVVVTAAAGTGIGSAVARRALAEGADVVVSDHHERRLGETRDQLAELSLGRVESVVCDVTSTAQVDALIASTTARMGRLDVLVNNAGLGGQTPVVDMTDEEWDRVLDVTLTSVMRATRAALRYFREADHGGVIVNNASVLGWRAQHSQSHYAAAKAGVMALTRCSAIEAVEYGVRVNAVSPSIARHKFLEKTSSSDLLDRLSEGEAFGRAAEPWEVAATIAFLASEYSSYLTGEVISVSSQRA; encoded by the coding sequence TTGAACCTGTCACAAGCCCCGAAAGAGATTGCGGGACACGGGCTGCTGACCGGCAAGGTGGTCGTCGTGACCGCGGCCGCCGGCACCGGGATCGGTTCGGCGGTGGCGCGACGCGCACTCGCCGAAGGTGCCGACGTCGTGGTGTCGGACCACCACGAACGCCGGTTGGGTGAGACCCGCGACCAGTTGGCCGAGCTCAGCCTGGGCCGCGTCGAAAGCGTGGTATGCGACGTGACGTCGACCGCCCAGGTCGACGCGCTGATCGCGTCGACGACGGCGCGGATGGGACGGCTGGACGTGCTCGTCAACAACGCCGGCCTCGGCGGCCAGACGCCCGTCGTCGACATGACCGACGAGGAGTGGGACCGCGTCCTCGACGTCACGCTCACGTCGGTGATGCGCGCGACGCGGGCGGCGCTGCGGTACTTCCGCGAGGCCGACCACGGCGGGGTGATCGTCAACAACGCCAGTGTCTTGGGTTGGCGCGCACAGCATTCGCAGTCGCACTACGCCGCCGCCAAGGCCGGCGTGATGGCGCTGACACGGTGCAGCGCGATCGAGGCCGTCGAGTACGGGGTGCGTGTGAACGCCGTGTCGCCGAGCATCGCGCGGCATAAGTTCCTCGAGAAGACGAGCTCGTCCGACCTTCTTGACCGGCTATCGGAAGGCGAGGCGTTCGGCCGTGCCGCCGAGCCGTGGGAGGTTGCCGCGACCATCGCGTTCCTGGCCAGTGAGTACTCCAGTTACCTGACCGGAGAAGTGATCTCGGTGTCGAGCCAACGCGCATGA
- the kstR2 gene encoding TetR family transcriptional regulator KstR2, translated as MSNRPVSQPASRRDELLELAAAMFAERGLRATTVRDIADSAGILSGSLYHHFASKEEMVDEVLRGFLDWLFARYQEIVDTEPNPLERLKGLFMTSFEAIEHRHAQVVIYQDEAKRLSGQERFSYVEQRNKEQRKMWLDLLNQGVEEGYFRPDIDVDLVYRFIRDTTWVSVRWYQPGGPMTAEEVGRQYLAIVLGGITRK; from the coding sequence ATGAGCAACCGACCCGTGAGCCAGCCGGCAAGCAGACGCGACGAGCTTCTCGAGCTCGCCGCGGCGATGTTCGCCGAGCGCGGCCTGCGGGCGACCACCGTGCGCGACATCGCCGACTCCGCGGGCATCCTCTCCGGCAGCCTCTATCACCACTTTGCCTCCAAGGAGGAGATGGTCGACGAGGTTCTCCGCGGCTTCCTCGACTGGTTGTTCGCGCGGTACCAGGAAATCGTCGACACCGAACCGAATCCGTTGGAGCGGCTCAAGGGTCTGTTCATGACCTCGTTCGAGGCGATCGAGCACCGGCACGCCCAGGTCGTCATCTACCAGGACGAGGCCAAGCGGCTCTCGGGCCAGGAGCGCTTCTCCTACGTCGAGCAACGCAACAAAGAGCAACGCAAGATGTGGTTGGACCTGCTCAACCAGGGTGTCGAGGAGGGCTACTTCCGGCCCGACATCGACGTCGATCTGGTCTACCGGTTCATCCGCGACACCACCTGGGTTTCGGTCCGCTGGTATCAGCCGGGCGGACCAATGACGGCCGAAGAGGTCGGCCGTCAGTACCTCGCTATCGTTCTCGGGGGCATCACGAGGAAATGA
- the fadA6 gene encoding steroid 3-ketoacyl-CoA thiolase FadA6 — protein MTPTSQAYVIDAVRTAVGKRGGSLAGVHPVDLGAAGWRGLFDRLEVDPGAVDDVIAGCVDAIGPQAGNIARLSWLAAGFPEEVPGVTVDRQCGSSQQAISFGAQAIMSGTADLIVAGGMQNMSQIPISSAMTAGEQYGFTSPTNESKSWLHRYGDQEISQFRGSELIAEKWNLSREEMEQYALTSHQRAQEAIRSGHFENEIIPVPVDGTGFVTDEGPRDTSLEKMAGLKTLVDGGRLTAAMASQISDGASAVLLASEQAVKDHGLKPRARIHHISARGADPVFMLTGPIPATEYALKKTGLSIDDIDTVEINEAFAPVVMAWLKETGADPAKVNPSGGAIALGHPLGATGAKLFATMLNTLERTGGRYGLQTMCEGGGTANVTIIERL, from the coding sequence ATGACTCCAACATCACAGGCCTACGTCATCGACGCAGTACGCACCGCCGTCGGCAAGAGGGGCGGATCGCTTGCCGGCGTCCATCCCGTCGACCTGGGCGCAGCCGGCTGGCGAGGGCTGTTCGACCGCCTCGAGGTCGATCCGGGCGCCGTCGACGACGTGATCGCGGGCTGCGTCGACGCGATCGGGCCCCAGGCCGGCAACATCGCTCGGCTGTCCTGGCTGGCTGCCGGCTTTCCGGAAGAAGTGCCCGGGGTTACCGTCGATCGCCAGTGCGGATCGAGTCAGCAGGCGATTTCCTTTGGCGCGCAGGCCATCATGTCCGGCACCGCCGACCTGATCGTCGCCGGTGGCATGCAGAACATGAGCCAGATCCCGATCTCCTCGGCGATGACCGCGGGCGAGCAGTACGGGTTCACCTCGCCCACAAACGAATCCAAGAGCTGGCTGCACCGCTACGGCGACCAGGAGATCTCCCAGTTCCGAGGGTCCGAGCTGATCGCCGAGAAGTGGAACCTGTCGCGCGAGGAGATGGAGCAGTACGCGCTGACGAGCCACCAGCGCGCACAGGAGGCGATCCGCTCCGGCCATTTCGAGAACGAAATCATCCCGGTCCCGGTCGATGGGACCGGCTTCGTCACCGACGAGGGCCCCCGCGACACGTCGCTGGAGAAGATGGCCGGCCTCAAGACGCTGGTGGACGGTGGCCGGTTGACCGCCGCGATGGCCAGCCAGATCTCCGACGGCGCCAGCGCGGTATTGCTGGCCTCCGAGCAGGCCGTCAAGGACCACGGGCTCAAGCCTCGCGCCCGCATCCATCACATCAGCGCCCGCGGCGCCGATCCGGTGTTCATGCTCACCGGCCCGATCCCCGCCACCGAGTACGCGTTGAAGAAGACCGGGCTGTCGATCGACGACATCGACACCGTCGAGATCAACGAAGCCTTCGCCCCGGTCGTGATGGCGTGGCTCAAGGAGACCGGCGCCGACCCTGCCAAGGTCAACCCCAGCGGCGGCGCGATCGCGCTCGGGCACCCGCTGGGCGCGACAGGTGCCAAGCTGTTCGCGACCATGCTGAACACGTTGGAGCGCACCGGTGGTCGCTACGGCCTGCAGACGATGTGCGAAGGCGGCGGCACTGCCAACGTCACGATCATCGAGCGCCTGTGA